A single Micromonospora sp. CCTCC AA 2012012 DNA region contains:
- a CDS encoding STAS domain-containing protein, translated as MDQGGAPPVFSATAEIDGDQLRVVVTGEVDMATADTMLQTALREPVGQVTLDLRGVTFFDSAAIHALVRLAQQVPDTLTVLPSRQVRRVLEISGLGEQSWLAPA; from the coding sequence GTGGATCAAGGGGGCGCACCTCCCGTCTTCTCCGCCACCGCGGAGATCGACGGTGATCAGCTCCGCGTGGTGGTGACCGGTGAGGTCGACATGGCCACCGCCGACACGATGCTCCAGACCGCTCTCCGCGAGCCGGTCGGGCAGGTCACCCTCGACCTGCGCGGGGTCACCTTCTTCGACTCGGCGGCCATCCACGCGCTGGTCCGGCTGGCACAGCAGGTCCCCGACACGCTGACCGTGCTCCCGTCCCGGCAGGTCCGGCGGGTGCTGGAGATCTCCGGGCTGGGCGAGCAGAGCTGGCTCGCCCCCGCCTGA
- the map gene encoding type I methionyl aminopeptidase encodes MTVRAPLTPGTLSPWRPVPAHIPRPEYVGKTRPQEWRGSHVQTPETIEKMRLAGRLAAQATQLAGEHCKPGVTTDEIDRVVHEFLVDHDAYPSTLGYKGFPKSCCTSLNEVICHGIPDSTVLQDGDIINVDVTAYIGGVHGDTDATFCVGEVSEEARLLVERTHQAMMRGIKAVAPGRQINVIGRVIESYAKRFGYGVVRDFTGHGIGEAFHSGLYVPHYDSPRPTDIMEPGMTFTIEPMITLGTHQYDMWDDGWTVVTKDRRWTAQFEHTIVVTDDGYEILTLP; translated from the coding sequence ATGACCGTCCGTGCGCCGCTGACCCCAGGCACGCTCTCCCCGTGGCGACCGGTGCCCGCCCACATCCCCCGCCCGGAATACGTCGGCAAGACGCGTCCGCAGGAGTGGCGCGGCTCGCACGTGCAGACCCCGGAGACCATCGAGAAGATGCGCCTCGCCGGTCGGCTCGCCGCCCAGGCGACCCAGCTCGCCGGGGAGCACTGCAAGCCCGGCGTGACGACCGACGAGATCGACCGGGTGGTGCACGAGTTCCTCGTCGACCACGACGCCTATCCGTCGACGCTGGGCTACAAGGGCTTCCCGAAGTCCTGCTGCACCAGCCTCAACGAGGTCATCTGCCACGGCATCCCGGACTCGACGGTGCTCCAGGACGGCGACATCATCAACGTCGACGTCACCGCGTACATCGGTGGAGTGCACGGGGACACCGACGCCACGTTCTGCGTGGGCGAGGTGAGCGAGGAGGCCCGGCTGCTGGTCGAGCGGACCCACCAGGCGATGATGCGGGGCATCAAGGCGGTCGCCCCGGGTCGGCAGATCAACGTCATCGGCCGGGTCATCGAGTCGTACGCGAAGCGGTTCGGCTACGGCGTGGTCCGCGACTTCACCGGCCACGGCATCGGCGAGGCCTTCCACAGCGGCCTCTACGTGCCGCACTACGACAGCCCGCGCCCCACCGACATCATGGAACCGGGAATGACCTTCACCATCGAGCCGATGATCACCCTCGGCACCCACCAGTACGACATGTGGGACGACGGCTGGACCGTGGTCACCAAGGACCGCCGGTGGACGGCGCAGTTCGAGCACACCATCGTCGTCACCGACGACGGCTACGAGATCCTGACGCTGCCGTGA
- a CDS encoding VIT1/CCC1 transporter family protein, whose protein sequence is MTETPAALREAHHADVSGGWLRPAVFGAMDGLVTNIALIAGVGGGGVSAHSIVLTGVAGLVAGAISMGLGEYTSVRSANEQVAAEVAKERRELERHPEAEARELAEAWIARGLPRDLALQVANEIRRNPEEALRMHVREELGIDPDEQPSPWAAAISSFLCFSVGALIPLMTYLLGFTSLALALGVGGVGLFVAGAIVARFTNRPWWTGGLRQLLLGAAAAGATYLVGALIGIQGGLG, encoded by the coding sequence GTGACCGAGACCCCGGCGGCGCTGCGCGAGGCGCACCACGCGGACGTGTCCGGCGGCTGGCTGCGGCCCGCCGTCTTCGGCGCGATGGACGGACTGGTCACCAACATCGCCCTGATCGCCGGTGTCGGCGGCGGTGGCGTCTCGGCGCACAGCATCGTGCTCACCGGCGTCGCCGGCCTGGTCGCCGGTGCCATCTCGATGGGGCTGGGGGAGTACACCAGCGTCCGCTCGGCCAACGAGCAGGTCGCCGCCGAGGTGGCCAAGGAGCGCCGGGAGCTGGAACGGCACCCGGAGGCGGAGGCCCGCGAGCTGGCCGAGGCGTGGATCGCCCGGGGCCTGCCCCGGGACCTGGCCCTCCAGGTGGCGAACGAGATCCGGCGCAACCCGGAGGAAGCGCTGCGGATGCACGTCCGCGAGGAGCTGGGCATCGACCCGGACGAGCAGCCCAGCCCGTGGGCGGCGGCGATCTCGTCGTTCCTCTGCTTCTCCGTCGGCGCGCTGATCCCGCTGATGACCTACCTGCTCGGCTTCACCAGCCTCGCGCTGGCGCTCGGCGTCGGCGGGGTGGGGCTCTTCGTGGCCGGGGCGATCGTCGCCCGGTTCACCAACCGCCCCTGGTGGACCGGTGGCCTGCGCCAGCTCCTGCTCGGTGCCGCCGCGGCCGGTGCCACGTATCTCGTGGGTGCCCTGATCGGCATCCAGGGTGGGCTGGGCTGA
- a CDS encoding nitroreductase/quinone reductase family protein, which translates to MSVLGSLARRLGHHAWFGATMRLLVPADRLVGRLTRGRVVALGLVPSLVITTTGRRSGKPRSNPLLYVPDGDGYVVIGSNWGQQHQPSWALNLLAQPAAEVDVKGRRIPVRAEPATGAERDRLWQLLVTEWPAYRTYAERAGDRDIRIFRLVPVGEARPVPGSS; encoded by the coding sequence GTGTCCGTTCTGGGAAGCCTGGCGCGCCGACTCGGTCACCACGCGTGGTTCGGCGCCACCATGCGGCTGCTGGTCCCCGCCGACCGGCTGGTCGGCCGGCTGACCCGGGGGCGGGTGGTGGCGTTGGGGCTGGTCCCCTCGCTGGTCATCACCACCACCGGCCGCCGCTCCGGCAAGCCCCGCAGCAATCCCCTGCTCTACGTGCCGGACGGCGACGGCTATGTGGTGATCGGCTCGAACTGGGGGCAGCAGCACCAGCCGAGCTGGGCGCTGAACCTGCTCGCCCAGCCCGCCGCCGAGGTCGACGTGAAGGGGCGCCGGATCCCGGTCCGGGCCGAGCCGGCCACCGGCGCGGAACGGGACCGGCTCTGGCAGCTGCTGGTCACCGAGTGGCCGGCCTACCGGACGTACGCCGAACGGGCCGGGGACCGGGACATCCGGATCTTCCGGCTGGTCCCGGTGGGTGAGGCGCGGCCGGTGCCCGGGTCGTCCTGA
- a CDS encoding SpoIIE family protein phosphatase: protein MSSAHGSEERRWSSSGTGEAELPPLLAAAFTAGGEMGARLRAFDWSTTPLGDPAGWPPALCHAVSMMLSSRAQIVMFWGEDHRAFYNDAYRPTIGAKHPAAIGEPASRHWAETWDVLGPLLQGVHRAGEAYRGEDHPFVLDRHGFLEDVYFDVSYDPIREADGTVNGVFCFVNETTGRVLGERRLRALAELGSRLADVQSTQELGRAVARVLDEHRADVPFSLVLLRDGDGDGAPALAGCSGVTPDDVRAGPDVLARLAARVEHDTVAVTELLGTVPDDAAGEALVLPITATNEPAGAIVVGLGRRLPFTPEYRDFLDLIAAQVSRAVGKQRAYEQERSRAAELAALDQAKTNFFANVSHEFRTPLTLVLGPLEDLLADPALSPDLTERLTMMHRNALRLLKLVNTVLDFSRLESGRMAARYQATDLADYTSRLASTFRSVTERAGLGLVVDCPPLPAPVHVDRDMWEKIVLNLLSNAVKFTFDGEISVRIRAVDGSARLEVSDTGVGISPAELPLVFERFHRVAGVRSRTHEGTGIGLALVRELVEMHGGTVDVRSRVDEGTTFTVTVPFGHGHLPADRVAALDPVPLSQSEQARLHVAETVLWADGVGTVDGSPSSAGKETGNGRILVADDNADLREHVSRLLCSAYEVVAVSDGVEALRLALESPFDLVLTDVMMPRLDGFGLVTALRADPRTRHVPIVLLSARAGAAEEVAGLSVGADDYLTKPFSSQELIARVRANVELGQLRGQIIRRLRALADAAVAVNTARSTAEVVQVAARHALSLAEAARVVVTATGARYEADGGGDTGAEPSVVLPLTGTTGEQLGELRVWRREGDGTEQAALTELARLIGVRLENAQLYEAEHRIATTLQHSLLPRTLPQLPGTVVASRYLPGSADVEVGGDWYDVIGTTGDELVLVIGDVVGKGVRAAAAMGQLRNALRAYVLEGFGPGEALTRLNRLVGSTEGGSFATVLCIWFSPRTGRLRYASAGHPSPLLIRGDDVAFLHHRALGPPVGAIRTTSYRTEEGELPPGGRLLLYTDGLIEDRQVGMDAALAQLRADATTRGEHVVDLVDAVVARVAGRPRHDDVAVLALEATELNRFALRLPADPTRLSVLRKRLEDFLVAHHVGENDLFDLTVAISEAAANAIEHPVSPAEAMIGVEVTIEGRTVTATVRDSGVWRESTGSGFRGRGLSLIKALGELTVRRTPTGTEVTLRRQLQD, encoded by the coding sequence ATGAGCTCGGCCCACGGGAGCGAGGAACGGCGTTGGTCGTCCTCGGGGACGGGTGAGGCCGAACTGCCCCCACTGCTGGCGGCGGCGTTCACGGCCGGCGGTGAGATGGGGGCGCGGCTGCGCGCCTTCGACTGGTCCACCACCCCGCTCGGCGACCCGGCCGGCTGGCCGCCGGCCCTCTGCCACGCGGTCAGCATGATGCTCTCCTCCCGCGCGCAGATCGTCATGTTCTGGGGCGAGGACCACCGCGCCTTCTACAACGACGCCTACCGGCCCACCATCGGCGCCAAGCACCCGGCCGCCATCGGTGAGCCGGCCAGCCGGCACTGGGCGGAGACCTGGGACGTGCTCGGCCCGCTGCTGCAGGGGGTCCACCGCGCCGGCGAGGCCTACCGCGGTGAGGACCACCCCTTCGTCCTGGACCGGCACGGCTTCCTGGAGGACGTCTACTTCGACGTCTCCTACGACCCGATCCGGGAGGCCGACGGCACCGTCAACGGGGTCTTCTGCTTCGTCAACGAGACCACCGGCCGGGTGCTCGGCGAGCGCCGGCTGCGCGCCCTGGCCGAGCTGGGTTCCCGCCTCGCCGACGTGCAGAGCACCCAGGAGCTGGGCCGGGCCGTGGCCCGGGTGCTGGACGAGCACCGGGCGGACGTCCCGTTCAGCCTGGTCCTGCTGCGCGACGGCGACGGCGACGGCGCTCCGGCGCTCGCCGGGTGCAGCGGCGTCACGCCGGACGACGTCCGGGCCGGCCCGGACGTGCTGGCCCGCCTCGCGGCCCGGGTCGAGCACGACACGGTCGCCGTGACCGAGCTGCTGGGGACGGTGCCCGACGACGCGGCCGGGGAGGCCCTTGTCCTGCCGATCACCGCGACCAACGAGCCCGCCGGCGCGATCGTCGTCGGGCTGGGCCGGCGGCTCCCGTTCACCCCGGAATACCGCGACTTCCTCGACCTGATCGCGGCCCAGGTCTCGCGCGCCGTCGGCAAGCAGCGGGCGTACGAGCAGGAGCGGAGCCGGGCCGCCGAACTGGCCGCCCTGGACCAGGCCAAGACCAACTTCTTCGCCAACGTCAGCCACGAGTTCCGTACCCCGCTGACGCTGGTGCTCGGCCCGCTGGAGGACCTGCTCGCCGACCCGGCGCTGTCGCCCGACCTGACCGAGCGCCTGACCATGATGCACCGCAACGCGCTGCGGCTGCTCAAGCTGGTCAACACCGTGCTCGACTTCTCCCGCCTGGAGTCGGGCCGGATGGCCGCCCGCTATCAGGCCACCGACCTGGCCGACTACACCTCCCGGCTGGCCAGCACCTTCCGCTCGGTCACCGAGCGGGCCGGGCTGGGCCTGGTCGTCGACTGCCCGCCGCTGCCCGCGCCCGTCCACGTCGACCGGGACATGTGGGAGAAGATCGTCCTCAACCTGCTCTCCAACGCCGTCAAGTTCACCTTCGACGGCGAGATCAGCGTGCGGATCCGGGCCGTGGACGGCTCCGCGCGGCTGGAGGTCTCCGACACCGGCGTCGGCATCTCCCCGGCGGAGCTGCCGCTGGTCTTCGAACGGTTCCACCGGGTCGCCGGGGTGCGGTCGCGGACCCACGAGGGCACCGGCATCGGGCTGGCGCTGGTGCGCGAGCTGGTCGAGATGCACGGCGGCACGGTGGACGTGCGCAGCCGGGTGGACGAGGGCACCACCTTCACCGTGACGGTGCCGTTCGGTCACGGGCACCTGCCCGCCGACCGGGTGGCCGCGCTCGACCCGGTGCCGTTGAGCCAGTCGGAGCAGGCCCGACTGCACGTCGCCGAGACGGTGCTCTGGGCCGACGGCGTCGGCACCGTCGACGGGTCGCCCTCGTCGGCCGGGAAGGAGACCGGAAACGGCCGGATCCTGGTCGCCGACGACAATGCCGACCTGCGCGAGCACGTCAGCCGGCTGCTCTGCTCCGCGTACGAGGTGGTCGCCGTGTCGGACGGCGTGGAGGCGCTCCGGCTGGCGCTGGAGTCCCCGTTCGACCTGGTGCTCACCGACGTGATGATGCCCCGGCTGGACGGCTTCGGGCTGGTCACCGCGCTGCGGGCCGACCCGCGTACCCGGCACGTGCCGATCGTGCTGCTCTCCGCCCGGGCCGGCGCCGCGGAGGAGGTCGCCGGGCTCTCGGTCGGCGCCGACGACTACCTCACCAAGCCCTTCTCCAGCCAGGAACTGATCGCCCGGGTCCGCGCCAACGTCGAGCTGGGCCAGCTCCGGGGGCAGATCATCCGCCGGCTCCGGGCCCTCGCCGACGCCGCCGTGGCGGTCAACACCGCCCGGTCCACCGCCGAGGTGGTGCAGGTGGCCGCCCGGCACGCGCTCAGCCTGGCCGAGGCCGCCCGGGTGGTCGTCACCGCCACCGGCGCCCGGTACGAGGCCGACGGCGGCGGAGACACCGGCGCCGAACCGTCGGTGGTGCTGCCGCTGACCGGTACGACCGGTGAGCAGCTCGGCGAGCTGCGGGTCTGGCGGCGCGAGGGGGACGGCACCGAGCAGGCCGCGCTGACCGAACTGGCCCGGCTGATCGGCGTCCGGCTGGAGAACGCCCAGCTCTACGAGGCCGAGCACCGGATCGCGACCACCCTCCAGCACAGCCTGCTGCCCCGGACCCTGCCCCAGCTCCCCGGCACGGTGGTGGCCAGCCGCTATCTGCCCGGCAGCGCCGACGTCGAGGTCGGCGGCGACTGGTACGACGTCATCGGCACCACCGGCGACGAACTCGTGCTGGTCATCGGCGACGTGGTCGGCAAGGGCGTCCGGGCCGCCGCCGCGATGGGCCAGCTGCGCAACGCGCTGCGGGCGTACGTGCTGGAGGGCTTCGGCCCGGGTGAGGCGCTGACCCGGCTGAACCGGCTGGTCGGCTCCACCGAGGGCGGCTCCTTCGCCACCGTGCTGTGCATCTGGTTCTCCCCGCGCACCGGCCGCTTGCGGTACGCCAGCGCGGGTCATCCCTCGCCCCTGCTGATCCGGGGAGACGACGTGGCGTTCCTGCACCACCGGGCCCTCGGACCGCCGGTCGGGGCGATCCGGACCACGTCCTACCGGACGGAGGAGGGTGAGCTGCCCCCCGGCGGTCGGCTGCTGCTCTACACCGACGGCCTGATCGAGGACCGGCAGGTCGGCATGGACGCGGCGCTCGCCCAGCTCCGGGCCGACGCGACGACCCGCGGCGAGCACGTGGTGGACCTGGTCGACGCCGTGGTGGCGCGGGTCGCCGGCCGGCCCCGGCACGACGACGTGGCGGTGCTCGCGCTGGAGGCGACCGAGCTGAACCGCTTCGCCCTGCGGCTGCCGGCCGACCCGACCCGCCTCAGCGTGCTGCGCAAGCGGCTGGAGGACTTCCTCGTCGCCCACCACGTCGGCGAGAACGACCTGTTCGACCTGACCGTGGCGATCTCCGAGGCGGCGGCGAACGCCATCGAGCATCCGGTCTCGCCCGCCGAGGCGATGATCGGTGTCGAGGTGACCATCGAGGGTCGTACGGTGACCGCCACCGTCCGGGACAGCGGGGTCTGGCGGGAGTCCACCGGCTCGGGCTTCCGGGGGCGGGGACTGTCGCTGATCAAGGCGCTCGGCGAGCTGACCGTGCGTCGTACGCCGACGGGCACCGAGGTGACCCTGCGCCGGCAGCTCCAGGACTGA
- a CDS encoding nucleotidyltransferase domain-containing protein, with the protein MDGGDVELDTDPHLDDPRWRVAERAGAAALRRFPADLLAVAVHGPLAHGDDDGGGTGEVGLLLVTYRSGAGPAPATRRVDGVLVDLTVAGADDYLRQARTLGALWPLTADRYVTTRALHDPTGWLRTLRDEHLARLARARPAEFSTAARQAWYRGSAAHARALRLAEWYETDQALLMLGEARLAAATVQGLLSRTYFRDPGDAVRRTGLAGADMTEVGAVLTRQADELAARGRPVDGTVDDLLTG; encoded by the coding sequence GTGGACGGCGGCGACGTGGAGCTGGACACCGACCCGCACCTGGACGATCCAAGGTGGCGGGTCGCGGAGCGGGCCGGCGCGGCGGCGCTGCGCCGGTTCCCGGCCGACCTGCTCGCCGTCGCGGTGCACGGCCCGCTCGCGCACGGCGACGACGACGGCGGCGGGACCGGCGAGGTCGGGCTGCTCCTGGTCACCTACCGGTCCGGCGCGGGACCGGCTCCGGCCACCCGGCGGGTGGACGGCGTCCTGGTCGACCTGACCGTGGCCGGCGCCGACGACTACCTGCGGCAGGCCCGGACGTTGGGCGCGCTGTGGCCGCTCACCGCCGACCGGTACGTCACCACCCGGGCGCTGCACGACCCGACTGGCTGGCTGCGCACGCTGCGCGACGAGCACCTGGCGCGGCTGGCCCGGGCCCGCCCCGCCGAGTTCAGCACCGCCGCGCGGCAGGCCTGGTACCGGGGCAGCGCGGCGCACGCCCGCGCGCTGCGGCTCGCCGAGTGGTACGAGACCGACCAGGCGCTGCTGATGCTCGGCGAGGCCCGGCTGGCGGCGGCGACGGTGCAGGGGCTGCTGAGCCGCACCTACTTCCGCGACCCGGGGGACGCGGTACGGCGTACCGGGCTGGCCGGCGCGGACATGACCGAGGTGGGCGCCGTGCTGACCCGGCAGGCCGACGAGCTGGCCGCCCGGGGCCGCCCCGTGGACGGCACCGTCGACGACCTGCTCACCGGCTGA
- a CDS encoding gamma-glutamyl-gamma-aminobutyrate hydrolase family protein, with product MRRPLIGISAYVEPAGWAVWRDVPATLVPQAYVRAVTAAGGRTVVLPPDDVDADVVGVLDGLLLAGGADVEPARYAQPRDPRTEARPDRDAGELTLLAAALAVDLPVLGVCRGMQLLAVAHGGALHQHLPDVVGHDGHRPAPGVYGAHPVRFAPGSRAGSVLAGIDRVNSYHHQAVADPGRLTVSGWADDGVVEAVEDPGRRFLLGVQWHPENDADPRPITALVRAAR from the coding sequence ATGAGGCGTCCGCTGATCGGGATCAGCGCGTACGTCGAACCGGCCGGCTGGGCGGTGTGGCGGGACGTGCCGGCGACGCTGGTGCCGCAGGCGTACGTCCGGGCGGTGACCGCCGCCGGCGGCCGGACGGTGGTGCTGCCCCCCGACGACGTCGACGCGGACGTGGTGGGTGTGCTCGACGGCCTGCTGCTGGCCGGCGGCGCCGACGTCGAGCCGGCGCGGTACGCCCAGCCGCGCGACCCACGCACCGAGGCCCGCCCGGACCGGGACGCGGGGGAGCTGACCCTGCTGGCCGCCGCGCTCGCCGTGGACCTGCCGGTGCTCGGCGTCTGCCGGGGCATGCAGCTGCTCGCCGTGGCCCACGGCGGTGCGCTGCACCAGCACCTGCCGGACGTGGTCGGGCACGACGGCCACCGCCCGGCCCCCGGGGTGTACGGGGCGCATCCGGTCCGGTTCGCCCCCGGCAGCCGGGCGGGGTCGGTGCTGGCCGGGATCGACCGGGTGAACTCCTACCACCACCAGGCGGTCGCCGATCCGGGGCGGCTCACGGTCAGCGGTTGGGCGGACGACGGCGTGGTCGAGGCGGTGGAGGACCCCGGTCGGCGTTTCCTGCTGGGGGTGCAGTGGCACCCGGAGAACGACGCCGACCCGCGGCCGATCACCGCCCTGGTCCGGGCCGCCCGCTGA
- a CDS encoding aldehyde dehydrogenase family protein — MSEVINPASGEVVASVPATSLAEVDAAIGRAAAAYEGWRKVAPGDRARLLRRFAAVVDDHLEELAQLEVRNAGHTIGNARWEAGNVRDVLDYYAGAPERLTGRQIPVPGGLDVTFHEPLGVVGVIVPWNFPMPIAGWGFAPALAAGNTVVLKPAELTPLTALRLAELALDAGLPEGVFTVLPGQGGVVGERFVTHPAVRKVCFTGSTEVGTRIMAGCAAQVKRVTLELGGKSANLVFADADLAKAAASAPSAVFDNAGQDCCARSRILVQRPVYDRFLELLEPAVRAFRVEDPAAESAEMGPLISAAHRDRVGGYVDGAKVAFTGHRPDGPGFWYAPTVLLAESPADRHWRDEIFGPVVSVLPFDDEADAVRLANDTEYGLSGSIWTRDVGRALRVSRAVEAGNLSVNSHSSVRYWTPFGGMKRSGLGRELGPDALHAFTDVKNVFIATEE; from the coding sequence GTGAGTGAGGTGATCAACCCGGCGAGCGGGGAGGTGGTGGCCAGCGTGCCGGCCACCTCGCTCGCCGAGGTCGATGCGGCGATCGGGCGGGCGGCGGCGGCGTACGAGGGGTGGCGGAAGGTCGCGCCGGGGGACCGAGCGCGGTTGTTGCGGCGGTTCGCCGCCGTCGTCGACGACCATCTGGAGGAGTTGGCGCAGCTGGAGGTGCGCAACGCGGGGCACACCATCGGGAACGCGCGCTGGGAGGCGGGGAACGTCCGGGACGTCCTCGACTACTACGCGGGCGCGCCGGAGCGGCTGACCGGCCGGCAGATCCCGGTGCCCGGTGGGCTGGACGTCACCTTCCACGAGCCGCTCGGCGTGGTCGGGGTGATCGTGCCGTGGAACTTCCCGATGCCGATCGCCGGCTGGGGCTTCGCCCCGGCCCTCGCCGCCGGCAACACCGTGGTGCTCAAGCCCGCCGAGCTGACCCCGCTGACCGCGCTGCGCCTGGCCGAGCTGGCCCTCGACGCCGGCCTGCCGGAGGGCGTGTTCACCGTGCTGCCCGGCCAGGGCGGCGTGGTGGGGGAACGCTTCGTCACCCACCCGGCCGTCCGCAAGGTCTGCTTCACCGGGTCCACCGAGGTCGGTACCCGGATCATGGCCGGCTGCGCGGCCCAGGTGAAGCGGGTCACCCTGGAGCTGGGCGGCAAGTCCGCCAACCTGGTCTTCGCCGACGCCGACCTGGCGAAGGCCGCCGCCAGTGCGCCGTCCGCCGTCTTCGACAACGCCGGCCAGGACTGCTGCGCGCGGTCCCGGATCCTGGTCCAACGACCGGTGTACGACCGGTTCCTGGAACTCCTCGAACCGGCCGTGCGCGCCTTCCGGGTCGAGGACCCGGCGGCCGAGAGCGCCGAGATGGGCCCGCTGATCTCCGCCGCCCACCGAGACCGGGTCGGCGGGTACGTCGACGGTGCGAAGGTCGCCTTCACCGGCCACCGCCCCGACGGGCCCGGCTTCTGGTACGCCCCGACCGTGCTGCTGGCCGAGTCACCGGCCGACCGGCACTGGCGGGACGAGATCTTCGGCCCGGTCGTCTCGGTGCTCCCCTTCGACGACGAGGCCGACGCGGTCCGGCTCGCCAACGACACCGAGTACGGCCTCTCCGGCTCGATCTGGACCCGGGACGTCGGCCGGGCGCTGCGGGTGAGCCGTGCGGTGGAGGCCGGCAACCTCAGCGTCAACTCGCACTCCTCGGTGCGCTACTGGACCCCGTTCGGCGGGATGAAGCGCTCGGGGCTCGGCCGTGAGCTGGGGCCGGACGCGCTGCACGCCTTCACCGACGTCAAGAACGTGTTCATCGCGACAGAGGAGTGA
- a CDS encoding 3-oxoacyl-ACP reductase produces the protein MQGRLTDRVTVVTGAGSGIGLATVRRFAAEGARVVCVDIDPEAGGRAAEEVGGDFVACDVADETAVRALFDGVVERHGRVDVAFNNAGISPPDDDSILETGLDAWERVLRVNTTSVYLCCKYAIPHMRRQGRGSIINTASFVALMGAATSQIAYTASKGGVLAMTRELGVQFAREGIRVNALCPGPVATPLLLELFAKDPERAARRLVHVPMGRFGNPEEIAAAVAFLASDDSSFMTAAQFVVDGGITGAYVTPL, from the coding sequence GTGCAGGGACGACTGACGGACCGGGTGACCGTGGTGACCGGCGCGGGCAGCGGGATCGGCCTCGCCACCGTGCGGCGGTTCGCCGCCGAGGGGGCCCGGGTGGTCTGCGTCGACATCGACCCGGAGGCGGGCGGACGGGCCGCCGAGGAGGTCGGCGGGGACTTCGTGGCCTGCGACGTCGCCGACGAGACGGCGGTCCGGGCACTCTTCGACGGAGTGGTGGAGCGGCACGGCCGGGTGGACGTGGCGTTCAACAACGCCGGCATCTCCCCGCCGGACGACGACTCGATCCTGGAGACCGGGCTGGACGCCTGGGAGCGGGTGCTCCGGGTCAACACCACCAGCGTCTATCTCTGCTGCAAGTACGCCATTCCGCACATGCGCCGGCAGGGCAGAGGCTCGATCATCAACACCGCCTCCTTCGTGGCGCTGATGGGGGCGGCCACCTCGCAGATCGCGTACACGGCGAGCAAGGGCGGGGTGCTGGCGATGACCCGGGAGCTGGGGGTGCAGTTCGCCCGGGAGGGGATCCGGGTGAACGCGCTCTGCCCCGGGCCGGTCGCCACCCCGCTGCTGCTGGAGCTCTTCGCGAAGGACCCGGAGCGAGCCGCCCGCCGGCTCGTGCACGTGCCGATGGGCCGGTTCGGCAACCCGGAGGAGATCGCCGCGGCGGTGGCCTTCCTGGCCAGCGACGACTCCTCCTTCATGACCGCCGCCCAGTTCGTCGTCGACGGCGGGATCACGGGCGCCTACGTCACTCCGCTATGA